A single genomic interval of Shewanella psychropiezotolerans harbors:
- a CDS encoding DEAD/DEAH box helicase, with amino-acid sequence MSDRANPAANHGFSSLSLKPELLQVLTELGYSQPTPIQTQAIPAILAGQDIMAGAQTGSGKTAAFALPILNRLSAQTCLQKPEAQNSVDKPAIHALVLTPTRELALQVHGSFVKYAKQTQLKSALVYGGVSIDAQAQILAAGVDILVATPGRLLDHLRRGSLSLSLLEFLVFDEADRMLDMGFKDEIDAIVKQLPKTRQTLLFSATFDESLYGLSQSLLRDPKLIEVGERNAAAVEIEQRVYAVDSDRKLGLITHLIESGKLQQVLIFSRKKVAADKLAANLIKAGISAQAFHGDLSQGAREKVLQSFKDGEVRVLVATDVAARGIDIIDLNYVVNYELPYKAEDYVHRIGRTGRAGNKGVAITLLCREDEHLLEEVEAVLDKRLPQQWLAGFEPDLTKSVDTPKKGGRNAHKQRAKKRANGGRRGR; translated from the coding sequence ATGTCTGATCGCGCTAACCCTGCTGCTAATCATGGATTTTCATCTCTATCCCTAAAACCAGAATTGCTGCAGGTGTTGACTGAATTAGGCTATAGTCAGCCTACACCGATTCAGACTCAGGCGATTCCGGCAATTTTAGCCGGACAGGACATCATGGCCGGTGCTCAAACCGGCTCGGGAAAAACCGCCGCGTTTGCGCTGCCCATTCTCAATAGGTTAAGCGCACAAACCTGTCTGCAAAAGCCTGAAGCGCAAAACTCTGTCGACAAACCTGCTATTCATGCCCTAGTGTTGACGCCAACCCGTGAGCTGGCTTTGCAGGTCCATGGGAGCTTCGTTAAATACGCTAAGCAGACTCAGCTTAAATCTGCTCTGGTATATGGCGGTGTAAGCATAGATGCTCAGGCTCAGATCTTAGCGGCTGGGGTCGATATCTTGGTTGCCACCCCTGGGCGTCTGCTGGATCACTTAAGGCGTGGTTCTCTGAGCCTTAGTTTACTTGAATTTTTGGTATTCGATGAAGCCGATCGTATGTTGGATATGGGCTTTAAAGATGAGATAGATGCCATCGTCAAACAGCTGCCTAAGACTCGCCAAACCTTGTTGTTTTCTGCTACCTTCGATGAATCACTCTATGGCTTGAGTCAATCACTATTACGCGATCCTAAACTTATCGAGGTAGGTGAGCGAAATGCCGCGGCTGTCGAAATTGAGCAGCGGGTTTATGCCGTCGACAGTGACAGAAAGCTTGGCTTAATCACTCATCTTATCGAGTCGGGTAAGTTACAGCAGGTACTCATTTTTAGCCGTAAGAAGGTGGCCGCCGACAAGCTGGCCGCTAACTTAATCAAGGCGGGGATTTCGGCTCAGGCTTTTCATGGCGATCTCTCTCAGGGCGCACGGGAAAAGGTGCTGCAAAGTTTTAAGGATGGTGAAGTTCGCGTGCTGGTGGCGACAGACGTTGCTGCAAGGGGGATCGATATTATCGACCTTAACTATGTGGTCAACTATGAATTGCCCTATAAGGCCGAGGATTATGTTCATCGTATCGGCCGCACGGGCCGCGCTGGTAATAAGGGCGTTGCAATCACATTACTCTGTCGTGAAGATGAGCATCTGCTCGAAGAAGTTGAAGCCGTGCTCGATAAGCGGCTTCCTCAGCAGTGGTTAGCAGGCTTTGAGCCTGATCTGACTAAGAGTGTAGATACACCCAAGAAAGGGGGGCGAAATGCCCACAAGCAGCGCGCCAAGAAGCGAGCTAATGGCGGTAGGCGAGGTCGTTAA
- a CDS encoding dihydroorotate oxidase, producing MSNPIHNDNTSSIEAVNRCVNKRISTSIAQVPLASFIFNASGPRCTEEDELNLLGASASAAIMTKSCTLKPREGNAEPRYQALPLGSIQSMGLPNLGYQAYLEMLPRLKQAISPQTNKPIVVSVSGFSITDNVVMVKAFQASCADLIEVNFSCPNIEGKPQVGYDFEQTERALEQLCQLGSKPIGLKLPPYFDFSHFITMANIIKKFPVSFITCINSVGNTLVIDPETESAIIKPKGGFGGLCGDYIKPIGLANVRAFSQLLPSSIDIIGVGGIKTGTDAFEYLLAGASAVQVATCFEKEGVECFDRIAKELDSIMVAKQYSSIAAAKGKLKMI from the coding sequence ATGTCTAATCCTATCCATAATGATAATACCTCATCGATTGAAGCTGTTAATCGTTGCGTGAATAAGCGCATCAGTACCAGCATTGCACAAGTTCCATTAGCGAGTTTTATCTTCAATGCATCGGGCCCACGTTGTACCGAGGAAGATGAACTTAACTTGCTTGGAGCCTCAGCTTCTGCTGCCATCATGACTAAATCCTGCACTCTGAAGCCCAGAGAGGGCAATGCCGAGCCGAGATACCAAGCTTTGCCTCTGGGCTCTATACAGTCTATGGGGTTACCTAACTTAGGTTATCAGGCATATCTGGAGATGCTGCCTAGGTTAAAGCAAGCTATCTCTCCCCAAACCAATAAGCCGATAGTGGTGAGTGTTTCAGGCTTCTCAATCACTGATAATGTGGTCATGGTTAAGGCGTTTCAAGCCAGCTGCGCCGACCTTATCGAAGTCAATTTTTCTTGCCCCAATATCGAAGGCAAGCCTCAGGTCGGATACGATTTTGAGCAGACTGAGCGAGCATTGGAGCAATTATGCCAGCTAGGCAGTAAGCCTATAGGTTTAAAATTGCCACCTTATTTCGATTTTTCCCATTTCATCACCATGGCTAATATCATCAAGAAGTTTCCGGTGAGCTTTATCACCTGCATCAACTCCGTGGGTAACACCTTAGTGATTGACCCGGAAACCGAGAGTGCCATCATCAAGCCAAAGGGCGGCTTCGGCGGCTTGTGCGGTGATTACATTAAGCCTATCGGTCTTGCCAATGTTAGGGCTTTTAGTCAGCTTCTGCCTTCGAGCATAGATATCATAGGAGTTGGCGGAATCAAAACCGGCACTGATGCGTTTGAGTATCTGCTGGCTGGCGCGTCGGCGGTACAAGTCGCGACTTGTTTCGAGAAGGAGGGGGTTGAGTGCTTCGATAGGATTGCTAAGGAGCTCGATAGCATAATGGTCGCTAAGCAGTATTCAAGCATCGCGGCCGCCAAGGGCAAGTTGAAAATGATTTAA
- the torD gene encoding molecular chaperone TorD — protein MNNTDMNKARAMVYRLLSSLFAKEIDHQLLHELTSEPAKAFWAQLASEPSFKQDVDAMVSVLESLTSDKALMELAADYCGLFLVGTKHSASPYASLYLQDTSKSAKGGDQPLLFGEQHQLMVLFLKQSQLQVQTSFPEPADHLAVILAYVEHLCLSASDEEQLSFIESYLNSWLGKFAAKVTQCDSGDFYCALARLTQSWVNSDLAGLTEES, from the coding sequence ATGAATAACACAGACATGAATAAAGCACGAGCCATGGTCTATCGCCTGCTCTCCTCCCTGTTTGCTAAGGAGATCGATCATCAACTGCTCCATGAGCTGACCAGTGAGCCTGCCAAAGCATTCTGGGCTCAGCTCGCCAGTGAGCCAAGCTTTAAGCAAGATGTCGATGCCATGGTTAGCGTGCTGGAAAGCTTAACGTCAGATAAGGCTCTGATGGAGCTTGCCGCAGATTATTGCGGCCTGTTTTTGGTGGGCACCAAACACAGTGCCTCACCCTATGCCAGCCTCTATCTCCAAGATACAAGCAAGAGCGCTAAGGGTGGCGATCAGCCCTTACTGTTTGGTGAGCAGCATCAGCTGATGGTGCTGTTTCTTAAACAGAGCCAGCTGCAGGTGCAAACCAGCTTCCCTGAGCCTGCGGATCACTTAGCGGTGATCTTGGCTTATGTTGAGCATCTATGCTTATCGGCTAGCGACGAAGAGCAGCTCAGCTTTATCGAGTCATACCTCAACAGCTGGCTAGGCAAGTTTGCCGCTAAAGTGACTCAGTGTGACAGTGGCGACTTTTACTGTGCATTAGCAAGATTGACGCAATCTTGGGTCAACTCAGACTTAGCAGGATTAACAGAAGAAAGTTAA
- the torA gene encoding trimethylamine-N-oxide reductase TorA, protein MNRRHFLKGLVSTSYVVLSGASVLAPLNALAASGAKSKDGWLTTGTHFGAFKIKRKNGVIDQVKPFDLDKYPTDMINGIKGLVYNPSRVRYPMVRLDFLLNGHKSDTTQRGDFRFVRVTWDKALNLLKDSLDEVQTKYGPSGLHAGQTGWRATGQLHSSTSHMQRAIGMHGNFVKKIGDYSTGAGQTIMPYILGSTEVYAQGTSWPLILEESKTIILWSNDPYKNLQVGWNAETHESFAYLAQLKEKVKQGKIRVISIDPVITKTQKYLGCEQLYVNPQTDVALMLGIAHEMVTKGLHDKTFIDGYSLGFDRFLPYLLGESDGVAKTPEWASKISGVTPEIIRDLAKVMTQGRTQLMMGWCIQRQQHGEQPYWMAAVLATMIGQIGLPGGGISYGHHYSSIGVPSSGAAAPGAFPRNLDEDQKPLFDSNDFKGASSTIPVARWIDAIMEPGKTIDANGSKVTFPDIKMMVFSGNNPWNHHQDRNKMKQAFHKLECVVTIDMNWTATCRFSDIVLPACTTLERNDIDVYGSYANRGILAMHKMVEPLFESLSDFEIFTRFAAVMGKEKEYTRNMSEQDWLKKLYNDCKSANAGKFAMPDFDTFWKDGYVHFGEGKPWTRHADFREDPEINPLGTPSGLIEIFSRKIAQFGYDDCPGHPTWMEKTERSHGGPGSNKFPVWMQSCHPDKRLHSQMCESQEYRETYTVQGREPVYLSPEDAKSRGIKDGDIVRVFNDRGQLLAGAVISDSFPKGIIRIHEGAWYGPVGKDGSKEGGAEVGALCSYGDPNTLTQDIGTSKLAQACAAYTCQVEFEKFRGKVPQVSSFDGPVETLV, encoded by the coding sequence ATGAACAGAAGACACTTTTTAAAAGGACTTGTATCGACATCTTATGTGGTCCTGAGCGGCGCATCGGTACTGGCACCACTCAATGCGCTGGCGGCTTCGGGCGCTAAGTCGAAAGATGGTTGGTTAACCACGGGCACTCACTTCGGCGCGTTTAAGATAAAACGTAAGAACGGCGTTATCGATCAGGTTAAGCCATTCGACTTAGACAAGTATCCTACGGATATGATTAACGGCATCAAGGGCCTGGTCTACAACCCATCTCGGGTTCGCTACCCTATGGTGCGTCTCGACTTCCTGCTAAACGGACATAAGAGTGACACCACACAGCGCGGCGATTTTCGCTTCGTCCGTGTCACCTGGGACAAGGCGCTTAATCTGCTGAAAGATTCACTCGATGAGGTGCAAACTAAGTACGGTCCATCTGGCCTGCATGCGGGTCAAACCGGCTGGCGCGCCACCGGCCAACTGCATTCGAGCACCAGCCATATGCAGCGCGCCATCGGCATGCATGGCAACTTCGTTAAGAAGATTGGCGACTATTCCACAGGTGCCGGACAGACCATCATGCCTTACATCTTAGGCTCCACCGAAGTCTATGCCCAGGGCACCTCCTGGCCACTGATCCTCGAGGAATCTAAGACCATCATCTTGTGGTCAAACGACCCTTACAAGAACCTGCAGGTGGGTTGGAACGCTGAGACCCATGAGTCCTTCGCTTACCTTGCTCAGCTCAAGGAGAAGGTTAAGCAAGGTAAGATCCGCGTGATCAGCATAGATCCTGTGATCACTAAGACTCAGAAATACCTGGGCTGTGAGCAGCTCTACGTTAATCCACAGACAGATGTGGCACTTATGCTAGGTATCGCCCATGAGATGGTTACTAAGGGTTTACACGATAAGACGTTTATCGATGGTTACAGCCTAGGTTTCGACAGATTCCTGCCTTACCTGCTCGGTGAGAGCGACGGCGTAGCCAAGACACCCGAATGGGCCAGTAAAATCTCAGGGGTAACCCCAGAGATCATCCGCGATCTGGCTAAGGTAATGACCCAGGGCCGTACTCAGTTGATGATGGGCTGGTGTATTCAGCGCCAGCAACACGGCGAGCAGCCCTACTGGATGGCGGCGGTTCTGGCCACCATGATTGGCCAAATAGGCCTACCCGGCGGCGGCATCAGCTATGGACACCACTACTCGAGTATCGGTGTGCCTTCATCGGGCGCTGCTGCACCTGGGGCATTTCCACGTAACCTGGATGAAGATCAGAAGCCATTGTTCGATAGCAATGATTTCAAGGGCGCCAGCAGCACCATTCCGGTTGCCCGCTGGATCGACGCGATTATGGAACCCGGCAAGACTATCGATGCCAACGGCTCTAAGGTCACCTTCCCTGATATCAAGATGATGGTGTTCTCGGGCAACAATCCCTGGAACCATCATCAAGACAGAAACAAGATGAAGCAGGCGTTCCATAAGCTTGAGTGTGTGGTCACTATCGATATGAACTGGACCGCCACCTGCCGCTTCTCAGACATAGTTCTGCCGGCTTGTACCACGCTTGAGCGTAACGATATCGATGTGTACGGCAGCTACGCCAACCGCGGCATACTCGCGATGCACAAGATGGTTGAGCCCCTATTCGAGAGTCTGTCTGACTTCGAGATCTTCACCCGTTTCGCCGCGGTCATGGGTAAAGAGAAAGAATATACTCGTAACATGAGCGAGCAGGACTGGTTGAAGAAGCTGTATAACGATTGTAAATCAGCCAATGCTGGCAAGTTCGCTATGCCGGACTTCGATACTTTCTGGAAGGATGGTTATGTTCACTTCGGTGAAGGTAAGCCATGGACCCGACATGCGGACTTCAGAGAAGACCCTGAGATCAATCCATTGGGCACCCCATCGGGGCTTATCGAGATCTTCAGCCGCAAGATAGCTCAATTTGGCTATGATGATTGTCCCGGCCATCCAACCTGGATGGAGAAGACAGAACGTAGCCATGGCGGTCCGGGTTCAAACAAGTTCCCGGTTTGGATGCAGTCATGTCATCCAGATAAACGCCTCCACTCACAGATGTGTGAGTCGCAAGAGTACCGTGAAACCTATACGGTTCAAGGCCGTGAGCCGGTATACCTGAGCCCCGAAGATGCCAAGTCTCGTGGCATCAAGGATGGTGATATCGTCCGGGTGTTTAACGACCGTGGTCAACTACTTGCCGGCGCTGTGATATCGGACAGCTTCCCGAAAGGCATCATACGCATCCACGAAGGCGCTTGGTATGGCCCAGTTGGTAAAGATGGCAGCAAGGAAGGCGGAGCCGAAGTTGGCGCCCTGTGTAGCTATGGCGATCCAAACACGCTAACCCAAGATATCGGCACCTCTAAGCTCGCTCAAGCCTGCGCCGCTTACACTTGCCAGGTTGAGTTTGAGAAGTTCCGTGGCAAGGTGCCTCAGGTCAGTTCATTCGATGGCCCGGTTGAGACCTTGGTATAA
- the torC gene encoding pentaheme c-type cytochrome TorC encodes MKWFINIWRTLTKPAKYLTLGTVSLSAFLMGVIFWGGFNTALEMTNTEEFCISCHSMESMPYKELQETVHWSNHSGVRATCPDCHVPHNWSRKIARKIEASHDMWGWMLQTVNTPEKFEDKRLEMASREWKRFDRDNSLACKNCHNYDSMKWEDMSKLAQKQMKRAAEIDQSCIDCHKGIAHKLPDMGTSRAPELIAQVGSGERSLQTEQFYFTALTKPLFYNDKTDVEAGTLNIATKVKVLETKGNRVKVRIDGWRKKVGAGRVIYYDFGLNILSAQLTKDAALEEGVMQVFEEKEDPMTGLTWQRVEAKIWTEKDYLVTDLQPLWDYARSTYSTSCSVCHTQPDENHFDANSWPGMFQGMIAFVNMDQDTQALVQKYLQEHSSTFDKSAH; translated from the coding sequence ATGAAGTGGTTTATCAACATTTGGCGCACACTGACCAAGCCTGCCAAGTACCTAACCTTAGGCACAGTCAGTCTCTCGGCCTTTCTTATGGGTGTCATCTTCTGGGGCGGTTTTAACACGGCTCTTGAGATGACCAATACCGAAGAGTTCTGTATCAGCTGTCACAGTATGGAGAGCATGCCATACAAGGAGCTACAGGAAACCGTCCACTGGTCGAATCATTCCGGCGTGCGAGCGACCTGCCCCGATTGTCACGTGCCACACAACTGGAGCCGTAAGATTGCCCGTAAGATTGAGGCCTCTCACGACATGTGGGGTTGGATGCTACAGACGGTAAATACCCCAGAGAAATTTGAAGATAAACGTCTCGAGATGGCCAGCCGTGAGTGGAAACGATTCGATCGTGATAACTCTCTCGCCTGTAAAAACTGTCATAACTACGACTCGATGAAGTGGGAAGACATGTCAAAACTGGCTCAGAAGCAGATGAAGCGAGCCGCCGAGATAGATCAAAGCTGTATCGATTGTCACAAGGGAATCGCACACAAGTTACCCGATATGGGTACTTCACGCGCCCCGGAGCTCATCGCTCAAGTAGGCTCTGGTGAAAGGTCACTGCAAACCGAACAGTTCTACTTCACCGCGTTAACTAAGCCATTATTCTACAACGATAAGACAGACGTTGAAGCGGGAACTCTGAACATAGCCACTAAGGTCAAGGTACTAGAGACCAAAGGCAACCGCGTTAAGGTACGCATAGACGGCTGGCGTAAGAAGGTCGGTGCGGGTCGCGTCATCTATTACGATTTCGGCCTCAACATACTGTCTGCGCAACTGACCAAAGATGCGGCGCTCGAAGAGGGCGTGATGCAGGTCTTCGAAGAGAAGGAAGATCCTATGACAGGCCTGACTTGGCAACGTGTCGAGGCTAAGATCTGGACAGAAAAAGACTATCTTGTCACCGATCTTCAACCTCTGTGGGACTATGCCCGCTCGACATATTCCACCAGCTGTAGCGTATGTCACACCCAGCCTGACGAGAATCACTTCGATGCCAACAGCTGGCCGGGTATGTTCCAGGGCATGATAGCCTTCGTCAACATGGACCAAGATACGCAAGCCTTAGTGCAGAAGTACCTGCAAGAGCACTCATCTACTTTCGACAAGTCAGCGCATTAG
- the torE gene encoding trimethylamine N-oxide reductase system protein TorE, whose product MTQQTSSESVKQVKTKELKALGFIIFLLFPIITITGISAYGFIIWMIQAFGGVVGH is encoded by the coding sequence ATGACACAGCAAACGTCATCAGAATCAGTCAAGCAAGTTAAAACCAAAGAGCTTAAAGCCCTAGGTTTTATCATCTTCCTGTTGTTTCCCATCATCACCATCACAGGCATCAGTGCCTATGGCTTCATTATTTGGATGATCCAGGCATTTGGCGGAGTCGTCGGCCACTAA
- a CDS encoding SecDF P1 head subdomain-containing protein — protein MAIEIRETGIISNPLLAIFIRLLTMRSFTSFMLILLLGVCSFGAWSHDTNPSAHDTNLSDHNRHSDQVRVAQLSFIWISQIEKGAEILEKGEGDLENIIGFRGNHYRFLGSEIIGNQDILRLEAHSANAVSIELTQNGAAKLSSATANNIGKQMAVLLDGKAVNVATVQMRLGAVMIITGLTEEQVNDLVLRF, from the coding sequence ATGGCTATCGAGATTAGAGAAACTGGGATAATATCCAATCCACTTTTGGCCATTTTTATTAGGTTGTTGACGATGAGATCTTTCACCTCATTTATGCTCATTTTACTGTTGGGTGTATGCTCTTTTGGGGCTTGGAGTCACGATACAAACCCAAGTGCTCATGATACAAATTTAAGTGATCATAATAGACATTCAGATCAAGTCAGAGTGGCACAGCTTAGTTTTATTTGGATTTCTCAGATCGAAAAAGGTGCTGAGATCCTGGAGAAAGGGGAGGGTGATCTTGAAAACATTATCGGGTTTCGTGGCAATCATTACCGCTTTCTTGGAAGTGAAATTATAGGAAACCAAGATATATTAAGACTTGAAGCTCATTCAGCTAACGCTGTGAGCATAGAGCTGACTCAAAATGGCGCAGCTAAGTTATCAAGTGCAACGGCAAATAATATTGGTAAGCAGATGGCAGTGTTGCTTGATGGGAAAGCAGTAAATGTTGCAACCGTTCAGATGAGGTTAGGTGCTGTAATGATTATTACAGGCCTGACAGAGGAACAAGTAAACGACTTAGTTCTTAGATTCTAG